A window of Sutcliffiella cohnii contains these coding sequences:
- a CDS encoding SDR family oxidoreductase has protein sequence MNIFLTGATGFLGSKLIKQFLLEGHAIYLIARDIKKAESTLSTLCSTEDASITIFQGDITAKNLGLSEDDVTYLENKIDVFYHLAALVKFDVELREELMATNFGGTKEALSFAHKIKVKKFLHVSTAYTVGTSDEGFEQLSPIGQTYYNPYEESKALAERAVFEYADKMDVSIFRPSIIVGDSKTGEANSQFTLYGFMRGLDLFKKRLERKGLLTEKIHLIGSSDGTSNLVPVDYVADILALGSQKAEKNMIYFITNPNPSTNMEILNVIKHYLQFNNLQIYEFNSQYELNPLEKQMNEMISVFKPYLDRNIIFHDQNTQQLLKDSNLQHLNMTEDILHLIVKSYFQTNNEEKMKV, from the coding sequence ATGAATATATTTTTAACTGGAGCAACTGGTTTTTTAGGAAGCAAGCTGATAAAACAATTTCTACTTGAAGGACATGCTATTTACTTGATAGCTAGAGATATAAAAAAGGCAGAAAGTACTCTATCGACACTATGTTCAACAGAAGATGCATCGATTACGATTTTTCAAGGAGATATAACAGCAAAGAACTTAGGGTTATCTGAGGACGATGTAACATATCTGGAAAATAAAATAGATGTATTTTATCATTTGGCAGCGCTTGTAAAGTTTGATGTGGAGTTAAGAGAAGAATTGATGGCAACAAACTTTGGAGGGACGAAAGAAGCGCTTAGTTTTGCTCACAAAATTAAAGTTAAAAAGTTTCTTCACGTAAGCACAGCATATACTGTAGGAACAAGCGACGAAGGATTTGAACAACTGTCCCCAATAGGACAAACATATTATAATCCATATGAAGAGAGTAAAGCGTTAGCAGAAAGAGCGGTGTTTGAGTACGCTGACAAAATGGATGTAAGTATTTTTCGACCAAGTATTATCGTAGGAGATTCCAAAACAGGTGAGGCAAATTCGCAATTTACGTTGTATGGGTTTATGCGTGGATTAGATTTATTCAAGAAACGGTTAGAAAGAAAAGGCCTTTTAACTGAAAAAATTCACTTAATTGGCTCAAGTGATGGAACTTCTAATCTTGTACCTGTTGACTATGTAGCAGATATACTCGCATTAGGAAGTCAAAAAGCTGAGAAAAATATGATTTACTTTATAACAAATCCTAATCCTTCCACTAATATGGAAATACTAAATGTTATTAAACATTACCTTCAGTTTAATAATTTGCAAATATATGAGTTTAATAGTCAGTACGAACTCAATCCGTTAGAAAAGCAAATGAATGAAATGATTAGTGTCTTTAAGCCATATTTAGATCGTAACATCATCTTTCACGACCAAAATACACAACAATTATTAAAAGATTCAAATTTACAGCATTTAAATATGACAGAAGATATACTACACCTCATCGTTAAATCATATTTTCAAACGAACAATGAAGAAAAGATGAAAGTCTAA
- a CDS encoding DUF3298 and DUF4163 domain-containing protein, which translates to MALFTPPAIVRTQVWRLSPKATIYFPIVSGLKNSQVQHFINYRLQNVIHHLLVSQGYFQNKDRAEVVSTFEVKNNQRGILSIAISNYTYIEGAAHGLTVIQSLTFNTVTGKQYSLPDLFSPNSNYVERISNEVRAQIRRREIPTLEPFENINPNQYFYIADKTIVIYFQAYELSPYVVGLPMFPINLFYLQDIAAQGGPIDILATNS; encoded by the coding sequence ATGGCACTATTTACTCCGCCGGCTATTGTACGAACCCAAGTGTGGAGACTATCTCCTAAAGCGACAATATATTTTCCAATCGTTAGTGGATTGAAAAATAGTCAAGTACAACATTTTATTAATTATCGACTACAAAATGTAATCCATCATCTATTAGTTTCCCAAGGTTATTTCCAAAATAAAGATAGAGCAGAAGTAGTTAGTACGTTTGAAGTGAAAAATAATCAAAGAGGAATTTTAAGTATTGCCATAAGTAATTATACGTATATAGAAGGAGCAGCACATGGCTTAACGGTTATTCAATCACTCACGTTTAATACAGTAACAGGAAAACAATATTCGCTACCAGATTTGTTTAGTCCAAACAGTAATTATGTAGAAAGAATATCTAACGAAGTTCGAGCTCAGATTAGAAGAAGAGAAATTCCAACGTTAGAGCCTTTTGAAAATATCAACCCGAACCAATATTTTTATATAGCAGATAAAACAATCGTTATATATTTCCAAGCATACGAACTAAGCCCCTACGTCGTCGGACTACCAATGTTTCCTATAAACCTATTTTATCTTCAAGACATAGCAGCCCAAGGAGGACCAATCGACATTCTAGCGACGAATAGCTAA
- a CDS encoding IS110 family transposase → MEVIIENACGMDVHKDSITACAITPKGKEIETFSTKTIYLIELVDWVKKHNCTHVAMESTSVYWKPIVNLLEAEGIEFLVVNAQHIKAVPGRKIDVKDAEWIAKLLRHGLLKASYIPDRNQRELRELVRYRRSIIEERARQYNRIQKVLEGANIKLGSVVSDIMGVSSRDMLRSIAEGNEDLEELTNFARGRMKNKKDELKLALQGYIQEHQRFMIKTIMDHIDFLTEQIDKLDKEIEKRMEDDQEDIDRLDSIPGIGRKMAEQMLAEIGPNIKEQFPTAPQLCSWAGLVPGNNQSAGKRKSSKTMKGNKYLKSALIEAAHSVRGSKNYLGALYRRTASRKGKKRAAVVVAHAMLRISYYLLTRKEMYVDLGEDYFDKQRQQSIVRHSLRRLENLGYTVTLVEPKVS, encoded by the coding sequence ATGGAAGTAATCATTGAGAATGCTTGTGGTATGGATGTCCACAAGGATAGCATTACTGCATGTGCCATTACACCAAAAGGAAAGGAGATTGAAACTTTCTCCACTAAAACTATATATCTTATAGAGTTGGTGGACTGGGTTAAGAAACACAACTGTACCCATGTGGCGATGGAAAGTACAAGTGTCTACTGGAAACCTATTGTCAATTTACTAGAAGCAGAAGGTATTGAATTTCTAGTTGTGAATGCTCAACATATTAAAGCTGTTCCTGGGCGTAAAATCGATGTGAAAGATGCCGAATGGATTGCCAAATTACTTCGTCACGGTTTACTTAAAGCTAGTTATATTCCTGACCGAAATCAGCGAGAATTACGTGAACTTGTGCGTTATCGTCGTAGCATAATTGAAGAACGTGCCAGACAATATAATCGGATTCAAAAAGTGTTAGAAGGAGCTAATATCAAGCTTGGCTCTGTTGTTTCTGACATTATGGGAGTTTCTTCTCGTGATATGCTTCGATCCATAGCTGAAGGGAATGAAGACCTTGAAGAGTTAACAAACTTTGCGAGAGGAAGAATGAAAAATAAAAAAGATGAATTGAAACTCGCACTTCAAGGGTATATTCAAGAACATCAACGATTTATGATAAAAACGATTATGGATCATATCGATTTCCTAACTGAGCAAATCGATAAACTAGACAAAGAGATAGAAAAAAGGATGGAAGACGATCAAGAAGACATAGATCGTTTAGATTCCATTCCTGGCATTGGAAGAAAAATGGCGGAACAAATGCTTGCAGAAATTGGCCCAAATATAAAAGAGCAATTCCCGACTGCACCCCAACTATGTTCATGGGCGGGTTTAGTTCCAGGAAATAACCAAAGTGCTGGAAAACGTAAGTCATCCAAAACGATGAAAGGAAACAAATATCTTAAATCAGCACTCATTGAAGCAGCTCATTCTGTTCGAGGGTCTAAAAACTACCTTGGTGCACTTTACCGTCGGACTGCTTCACGTAAAGGTAAAAAGCGTGCAGCAGTTGTTGTAGCCCATGCGATGTTACGAATCTCCTATTATCTCTTAACACGAAAGGAAATGTACGTAGATCTAGGAGAAGACTACTTCGATAAGCAAAGACAACAGTCCATTGTTAGACATTCACTACGAAGATTAGAAAATTTAGGCTACACCGTGACACTAGTTGAACCAAAAGTTTCATAA
- the uppP gene encoding undecaprenyl-diphosphatase UppP: MSILEAIIFGIVQGISEYLPISSTAHIVITQYLLGYNLPGLSFEIFLHLASILAVIIYFRKDIISIITGFFAYFREKTAENKTSFWFAIYIVVATAITGVGGILLEDAFSETLKRPLTISITLTITGLALIYIERLHKDGNRTEKDMTLKDSVIVGIGQTIAVFPGISRSGSTLVAALLSGLNKETAVRYSFLLSVPVILGSSVLAFKDISGGAFAEVGVPALIVAFIVTFIFSWLGIIWLIDFLKRSKLIYFSIYCFILAILVYIFIPASAVANL; encoded by the coding sequence ATGTCCATTTTAGAAGCGATTATTTTCGGTATAGTTCAAGGAATATCGGAATACTTACCTATTTCGAGTACAGCGCACATAGTTATCACTCAATACCTTTTAGGTTATAATTTACCAGGTTTATCATTTGAAATTTTTCTTCATTTAGCATCCATTTTAGCTGTTATTATTTATTTTAGAAAAGATATTATTTCCATCATTACCGGTTTTTTTGCCTACTTTAGAGAAAAGACTGCAGAGAATAAAACAAGTTTTTGGTTTGCCATTTACATTGTTGTTGCGACTGCTATTACTGGCGTCGGAGGCATACTGTTAGAAGATGCTTTTAGTGAAACGTTAAAACGTCCATTAACTATTTCTATTACGTTAACGATCACTGGTTTAGCCTTAATTTACATTGAGCGCTTGCATAAAGATGGAAATAGAACGGAAAAAGATATGACGTTGAAAGACTCTGTTATCGTTGGTATTGGACAAACTATCGCGGTTTTTCCAGGAATTTCTCGTTCAGGTTCTACGTTAGTAGCTGCTTTACTATCAGGATTAAATAAAGAAACTGCTGTAAGATATTCATTTTTACTATCAGTACCTGTTATTTTAGGTTCATCTGTATTAGCATTTAAAGATATTTCAGGAGGAGCGTTTGCGGAAGTTGGGGTGCCCGCATTAATCGTCGCGTTCATCGTGACATTCATCTTCTCTTGGTTAGGTATTATTTGGTTAATCGACTTCTTAAAGAGAAGTAAACTAATTTATTTTTCTATTTATTGTTTTATTTTAGCGATACTTGTTTATATATTTATTCCAGCAAGTGCAGTAGCAAACTTATAA
- a CDS encoding sensor histidine kinase yields MIYIKDFILHLFFILFPILLYHSITFYRNEIINESMQKMYLFISCSISSIMCMLFPIFVHAGVNFDLRGIPIIIAILYGGYLYGFFTIVVLLLFRLLIGGYDGIISTFIATPLYTILPAFLYPYWADFNKKIKFVASFFIISIKFLALYFVIYFGHSFLQFQYNHLFEDFRYAILLGVFSFITIVLAIFLLEYFLDIAAIQRQVQKTKRLSMVSSLAASVAHEIRTPLTVVKGFSQLLGTEQNKSNKEFVPIILHELDRTEEIVQNFLNLANNKVSEMKSISSIELIDSSIEALTTYSSNSKVPIDCFHEKNYRLKGDFAPLCEALINILKNSIDAVSNPHGKVTVKCFMKNKNVIIQVKDNGVGMTSEQIERLGEPAYNLIEKGTGLGLMTAFSIIYAHGGDIQFKSKINKGTVVTISIPGYKKGA; encoded by the coding sequence ATGATTTACATAAAAGATTTTATTTTGCATCTTTTCTTTATTCTCTTTCCCATTTTACTTTATCATAGCATTACTTTTTATCGGAATGAAATCATTAACGAATCGATGCAAAAAATGTACTTATTTATAAGCTGTTCTATATCTTCCATCATGTGTATGCTGTTTCCAATATTCGTTCATGCTGGTGTAAATTTTGACTTGCGTGGCATTCCAATCATAATAGCTATATTATATGGAGGATACTTATATGGATTTTTTACGATTGTAGTTTTACTACTTTTTCGTTTACTTATTGGTGGGTATGACGGAATAATTTCAACGTTCATCGCTACCCCTCTATACACAATCTTACCTGCATTTCTTTACCCATATTGGGCTGATTTTAATAAAAAAATCAAGTTTGTTGCATCATTTTTTATTATTTCCATTAAATTTTTAGCTCTTTATTTTGTAATTTATTTCGGACATTCCTTCCTTCAATTTCAATACAATCATCTTTTTGAAGATTTCCGTTATGCAATTTTACTAGGGGTATTTAGCTTTATCACTATCGTTCTAGCCATTTTTTTATTAGAGTATTTTCTAGATATTGCAGCAATCCAAAGACAAGTGCAAAAAACAAAACGTCTTTCTATGGTATCTAGCTTGGCCGCAAGCGTTGCGCATGAAATTCGAACACCTTTAACTGTCGTTAAAGGTTTTTCTCAACTATTAGGTACTGAACAAAATAAATCGAATAAAGAATTCGTTCCTATTATTCTACATGAATTAGATCGGACGGAAGAAATAGTACAAAATTTTTTAAATTTAGCTAACAATAAAGTATCTGAAATGAAATCAATATCTTCAATAGAGCTTATTGATTCATCAATCGAAGCATTAACAACTTATTCATCCAATAGTAAAGTGCCGATTGATTGTTTTCACGAAAAAAACTATCGATTAAAAGGAGATTTTGCACCTTTATGCGAGGCACTTATTAATATTTTAAAAAATTCAATTGATGCTGTAAGTAACCCACATGGCAAAGTGACAGTTAAATGTTTTATGAAAAATAAAAACGTTATTATACAAGTTAAAGATAATGGTGTTGGCATGACCTCGGAACAAATAGAAAGACTTGGTGAACCAGCCTACAACCTTATTGAAAAAGGTACTGGTCTTGGCCTTATGACGGCTTTTTCCATCATCTATGCTCATGGGGGAGACATTCAATTTAAAAGTAAAATAAACAAAGGTACAGTCGTAACAATTTCCATACCTGGCTACAAAAAAGGAGCATAG
- a CDS encoding MerR family transcriptional regulator, with product MLRQMKTNEIADEIGVSPRTVRDWVKRYKIPCNKNAFGHYVYNEQAVQKIKEINGEDVTTTTKQSRQLIKEREEENVTTMDQLEKILSRLKVAEIQIQQKADDVVSYQLLQQRKEIEELSSKVETLETKLIEMEEKLQASKPRTTQIQNPLPLKPKRRGIAKAIFSIF from the coding sequence ATGTTGAGGCAAATGAAAACAAATGAGATTGCTGATGAGATTGGAGTTTCGCCACGGACAGTTCGAGATTGGGTGAAAAGATATAAAATCCCTTGCAATAAAAATGCATTTGGCCATTATGTTTACAATGAACAAGCTGTACAAAAAATTAAAGAAATTAATGGTGAAGACGTCACAACAACTACTAAACAATCCCGACAACTAATAAAAGAGAGAGAAGAGGAGAATGTCACAACCATGGATCAACTAGAAAAAATTTTATCACGACTAAAAGTAGCAGAAATACAAATTCAACAAAAGGCAGATGATGTTGTATCCTATCAACTTTTACAACAAAGAAAAGAAATTGAAGAACTGTCTTCTAAAGTAGAAACGTTGGAGACAAAGTTAATAGAAATGGAAGAAAAACTTCAAGCTTCTAAACCGAGGACTACCCAGATTCAAAACCCACTGCCATTAAAACCGAAAAGACGAGGAATTGCAAAAGCTATTTTTAGTATCTTTTAA
- a CDS encoding helix-turn-helix transcriptional regulator, with the protein MTVEQRIHIMDVGSKIKFFRLRRNFTQEELAQGIISVSYLSKIENNITTPSLEVLKLLSERLEVDLFEQENESLLQQMFNWYYSVRDGNAEQSRILFQKLEPLITTQSLKTYIYFSLFKARYFILLRKFDEVELELSNLEQYQATFDLKMTYFYYKFQSIIFYIKNNFHDSIEKLKEAEKALHHSTDLDQTEKADIYYLLGLAYSQLMRVPISIIYTKESLLIYQSTYNYTRSAECQILLGISYRRIGEYDKAEESYILAWKIAELSNNQVLQATICHNLGKLFSDQKQHEKALVQFQKSYKLKENVSVLSKLNTIFSIVDEYYQLGDLEHSFNWLELGRTLLEEKEEYKKYSISFHLMNYLLTKEYEQLDTYFLEIALPYYRKHHMKELILKFSERLALHFEQCFKYKKASYYYSLCYKEIK; encoded by the coding sequence ATGACGGTAGAACAACGGATACATATAATGGACGTAGGAAGTAAAATTAAATTTTTTCGGCTCCGTAGAAATTTTACACAAGAAGAATTAGCACAAGGAATCATATCGGTTTCTTATTTATCAAAAATTGAAAACAATATCACGACTCCTAGTTTGGAAGTATTAAAATTACTTTCTGAAAGATTAGAAGTAGATTTGTTTGAGCAAGAAAATGAATCATTGTTACAACAAATGTTTAACTGGTATTACTCAGTTAGAGATGGTAATGCTGAGCAGAGTAGAATTTTATTTCAAAAGCTGGAACCGTTGATTACTACTCAATCATTAAAAACGTATATTTATTTTTCACTTTTTAAAGCGAGATATTTTATTTTATTAAGGAAGTTCGATGAGGTTGAATTGGAATTAAGTAATTTGGAACAATATCAAGCTACCTTCGATTTGAAAATGACATATTTTTATTATAAGTTTCAATCTATCATTTTTTATATAAAAAATAACTTTCATGATTCCATTGAAAAGTTAAAAGAAGCGGAGAAAGCCTTGCACCATAGTACAGACTTAGACCAGACGGAGAAAGCGGATATCTATTATTTATTAGGGCTTGCCTATAGTCAGTTAATGAGGGTGCCGATAAGTATTATTTATACGAAAGAATCTCTATTAATATATCAATCAACCTACAATTATACACGAAGTGCAGAGTGTCAAATTCTTCTCGGGATTAGTTATCGAAGAATTGGAGAATACGATAAAGCTGAGGAGAGTTATATATTGGCATGGAAAATAGCTGAATTATCAAATAATCAGGTATTACAAGCTACCATTTGTCATAATTTAGGTAAGTTATTTTCCGATCAAAAACAGCATGAAAAGGCATTAGTACAATTTCAAAAAAGTTATAAATTAAAAGAAAATGTATCGGTCTTGTCCAAATTAAATACTATTTTTTCAATTGTTGATGAGTACTACCAGTTAGGAGATTTAGAGCATTCTTTTAATTGGCTTGAGCTAGGAAGAACCCTCCTAGAAGAAAAGGAAGAATACAAAAAATATAGTATCTCCTTTCATTTGATGAACTATTTACTAACAAAGGAATATGAACAGCTAGATACCTATTTTTTAGAAATAGCTTTACCATACTATCGGAAGCACCATATGAAAGAGCTAATTCTTAAATTTAGTGAAAGGTTAGCTTTACATTTTGAACAATGTTTTAAATATAAAAAGGCAAGTTATTATTATTCTTTATGTTATAAGGAAATAAAATAA
- a CDS encoding S8 family serine peptidase, translated as MKGKKRVVLSVVASAAILASVMVSSPTSGADFQVNFNGVKSLENASLAKPVSSGEASFLVDTENINIPKGIQKKLEAVSKNNELYIVQFTGPISEEERKGLESLGVSILDYIPDYAFIVQYSGATKNISSLHSVENVQPFLPLYKIDPALLTKGASQLVQAVILNTKHENKNMKFNGLDEIVQYAANNEVLYISPKPEYELMNDVARGIVKADVAQNNYGLYGQGQVVAVADTGLDTGRNDSSMHEAFRGKITALYALGRTNNANDPNGHGTHVAGSVLGNALNKGMAPQANLVFQSIMDSSGGLGGLPSNLNTLFSQAWNAGARIHTNSWGAPVNGAYTANSRQVDEYVRNNDMTVLFAAGNEGPNSGTISAPGTAKNAITVGATENYRPSFGSIADNPNHIAQFSSRGATRDGRIKPDVTAPGTFILSARSSLAPDSSFWANYNSKYAYMGGTSMATPIVAGNVAQLREHFIKNRGITPKPSLIKAALIAGATDVGLGYPSGDQGWGRVTLDKSLNVAYVNEATALTTGQKATYSFQTQAGKPLKISLVWTDAPGSTTASYTLVNDLDLVITAPNGQKYVGNDFSYPYDNNWDGRNNVENVFINAPQSGTYTIEVQAYNVPSGPQCFSLAIVH; from the coding sequence ATGAAGGGGAAAAAAAGAGTAGTGCTATCAGTAGTTGCTTCCGCTGCGATCTTAGCGTCAGTTATGGTTAGTTCACCAACTAGTGGGGCAGATTTTCAAGTGAATTTTAATGGTGTGAAAAGTTTAGAAAATGCTAGTTTGGCTAAACCGGTAAGTAGCGGGGAGGCATCCTTTCTAGTAGATACGGAAAATATTAATATTCCTAAAGGTATTCAAAAGAAGTTAGAAGCAGTCTCGAAAAATAACGAACTATACATCGTACAATTTACTGGACCTATTTCAGAAGAAGAGAGAAAAGGATTGGAGTCTCTAGGAGTATCGATTCTAGATTACATTCCAGATTATGCTTTTATTGTACAATATAGTGGTGCTACTAAAAATATAAGTTCTTTGCATTCGGTTGAGAATGTACAACCATTTTTACCATTATATAAAATTGACCCTGCGCTTTTAACGAAAGGAGCTTCTCAGCTAGTTCAAGCGGTTATTTTAAATACAAAACACGAAAACAAAAACATGAAATTTAACGGTTTAGATGAGATTGTTCAGTATGCTGCTAATAATGAAGTTCTTTATATTTCGCCAAAGCCTGAGTATGAGCTAATGAATGATGTAGCAAGAGGAATAGTAAAAGCAGACGTTGCACAAAACAATTACGGACTATATGGACAAGGTCAAGTAGTTGCAGTAGCGGATACGGGTTTAGATACAGGTCGTAACGATAGTTCTATGCATGAAGCATTCCGTGGGAAAATTACAGCTCTTTACGCGTTAGGAAGAACTAACAATGCAAATGATCCGAATGGGCATGGTACGCATGTAGCTGGTTCTGTACTTGGTAATGCTTTAAATAAAGGAATGGCTCCGCAAGCTAACTTAGTCTTCCAATCTATTATGGATAGCAGCGGAGGATTAGGAGGATTACCATCGAATTTAAATACGTTATTTAGTCAAGCTTGGAATGCTGGCGCTAGAATTCATACTAACTCTTGGGGGGCCCCAGTAAATGGAGCGTACACTGCTAACTCGAGACAAGTGGATGAGTATGTTCGAAACAATGATATGACGGTACTTTTTGCAGCTGGAAATGAAGGACCTAACTCTGGAACAATTAGCGCTCCAGGGACAGCGAAAAATGCCATTACGGTCGGCGCAACGGAAAACTACCGACCAAGTTTTGGTTCAATTGCAGATAACCCTAATCATATCGCACAATTTTCATCGAGAGGAGCTACGAGAGATGGACGAATTAAACCAGACGTAACAGCTCCTGGAACATTTATATTATCAGCACGCTCTTCTTTAGCACCAGACTCTTCGTTTTGGGCGAATTATAACAGTAAGTATGCGTATATGGGCGGTACCTCTATGGCGACACCTATAGTTGCGGGGAATGTCGCGCAATTACGCGAGCATTTTATAAAAAATAGAGGAATTACACCTAAACCTTCCTTAATAAAAGCTGCACTTATCGCTGGGGCTACTGATGTTGGTTTAGGATATCCAAGTGGTGACCAAGGCTGGGGGCGTGTTACTTTAGATAAATCGTTAAATGTAGCGTATGTCAATGAAGCAACTGCATTAACAACAGGACAAAAAGCAACGTATTCGTTCCAAACGCAAGCGGGTAAACCATTAAAAATCTCGTTAGTATGGACAGATGCACCTGGAAGTACAACAGCATCTTATACACTAGTTAATGATTTAGATCTAGTTATTACTGCTCCGAATGGACAAAAATATGTAGGTAATGATTTTAGTTATCCTTATGATAATAATTGGGATGGTCGCAACAATGTTGAGAACGTATTTATAAACGCTCCGCAATCTGGAACGTATACAATTGAGGTTCAAGCGTATAACGTTCCATCTGGACCACAGTGTTTCTCACTAGCTATCGTACATTAA
- a CDS encoding RluA family pseudouridine synthase translates to MKISIRGHMIEIVCSQPFTQRSLQDFLKHDIGIPKTLLHEIRMSKTVKVNEEEPNWVKPLNENDRITFKVIYDETITPPPTKMNIDILMEDENLLIINKPYGVDTHPSSERDTTSLSNGVAAYFHHQGIRQKVRHIHRLDRDTSGTILFAKHALSGAILDRSLERREITRTYLALVEGTVTTKKGTINKPIGKDRHHSNRRVVAKTGQKAVTHFEVLEQFSKDNCTLVKLTLETGRTHQIRVHMSSIGNPLVGDQLYGAKTKNGGRHALHAWHITVPHPFDNTSLHAKAPIPESFCPPLLLKKIKSNFE, encoded by the coding sequence ATGAAAATTTCCATCCGTGGTCATATGATAGAGATAGTTTGCAGTCAGCCATTTACGCAAAGGTCGTTGCAAGACTTTTTAAAGCATGATATTGGTATTCCTAAAACATTACTACACGAAATCCGAATGAGCAAAACTGTAAAAGTTAATGAGGAAGAACCAAACTGGGTAAAGCCATTAAATGAAAATGATCGCATTACATTTAAAGTGATTTACGACGAGACAATTACTCCTCCTCCCACTAAGATGAACATCGATATTTTAATGGAAGACGAAAACCTATTAATCATAAATAAACCATACGGAGTCGATACTCATCCTTCATCTGAAAGAGATACAACTTCCCTGTCAAACGGGGTAGCTGCGTACTTTCACCATCAAGGAATTCGACAAAAGGTCCGCCATATACATCGGTTAGATAGGGATACGAGTGGGACCATTTTATTTGCAAAGCATGCTTTAAGTGGAGCGATTTTAGACCGGTCTTTAGAGAGAAGAGAAATAACAAGAACGTATTTAGCGTTAGTTGAAGGTACTGTAACAACGAAAAAAGGAACAATTAATAAACCTATTGGGAAAGACCGCCACCATTCCAATAGAAGAGTAGTTGCAAAGACTGGTCAAAAAGCAGTTACTCATTTTGAAGTATTAGAGCAATTTTCAAAAGATAATTGTACTTTAGTTAAACTAACATTAGAAACAGGAAGAACTCATCAAATAAGAGTACATATGAGCAGTATCGGGAATCCACTCGTTGGGGACCAATTATATGGAGCCAAAACGAAAAATGGAGGAAGGCACGCACTTCATGCATGGCATATTACCGTCCCTCACCCATTCGACAATACATCTTTACATGCTAAAGCGCCTATCCCGGAAAGCTTTTGTCCTCCTTTGTTGCTAAAAAAAATAAAATCAAATTTTGAATAG
- a CDS encoding DUF5365 family protein, which yields MKVVYASTPEQEDHIDELIYYLLTDVLPHYVTDRDMEKLDLTVGSIHTKGINETFTYYNGTLREAFYIISSLQSIIAVIEAIQEETATAKHRTIFNRNVTMLEEYGFHFPFPLEQFIKQNNTPYSFTKYGKAANEYLV from the coding sequence GTGAAAGTCGTATATGCATCAACTCCTGAACAGGAGGATCATATTGATGAACTAATTTACTATTTATTAACCGACGTACTTCCTCATTATGTAACAGACCGAGATATGGAGAAGCTGGATTTAACGGTAGGGTCTATACATACGAAAGGAATTAATGAGACATTTACGTATTACAATGGGACGTTAAGGGAAGCATTTTATATCATCTCAAGCCTTCAATCTATAATTGCTGTTATTGAAGCCATTCAAGAAGAAACGGCAACTGCTAAACACCGTACTATTTTTAATAGAAATGTTACGATGTTAGAAGAGTATGGTTTCCATTTTCCATTTCCACTGGAGCAATTTATTAAACAAAATAATACACCGTATTCATTTACGAAATACGGGAAAGCAGCAAATGAATACTTAGTTTAA
- a CDS encoding thioredoxin family protein, translated as MKKIIAIISVIVVVFGAIAFITNYQQKEQSKGNPYGKDVVHPETVKILGNPLYENVILPDDLEENLNNNVPTTVYFFAPDCQYCQLTTPILVPLAEEMDVNVQLYNLREFEEGWNDYAIRATPTLIHFVDGKEVNRVEGYQEEPVFEQWLEQIKEETASES; from the coding sequence ATGAAAAAAATAATTGCTATTATTTCAGTTATTGTCGTCGTCTTTGGTGCAATTGCATTCATAACAAACTATCAACAAAAAGAACAATCAAAAGGAAATCCTTATGGAAAAGATGTTGTTCATCCAGAAACTGTTAAAATATTAGGAAACCCATTATACGAAAACGTTATACTACCAGATGATTTAGAAGAAAACTTAAATAACAATGTTCCAACTACTGTTTACTTTTTTGCGCCTGATTGTCAGTATTGCCAATTAACAACTCCTATTCTAGTTCCTCTTGCAGAAGAAATGGATGTTAATGTCCAATTATATAACTTACGTGAATTTGAAGAAGGTTGGAATGACTATGCTATTCGAGCAACACCTACCCTTATTCATTTCGTTGATGGAAAAGAAGTTAACCGTGTTGAAGGTTACCAAGAAGAACCTGTATTTGAACAATGGCTAGAACAAATAAAAGAAGAGACTGCTAGCGAAAGCTAA